The Streptomyces griseiscabiei genomic sequence GTCGAGCGCGCCCCCGGCGGCCACGGCCTCCAGCAGCGCCCGGGCCCGGTCGGCGTCCGGGCGGTTCTCCGGGCGCTTGTCCATCAGCTGCCGCAGCACGGGCCCGAGGGCTCCCGCCCGCCGGGGTTCGGGCAGTTCGTCGCTCACGATCGCGGTGAGCGTGGACCAGGTGGACGTGCGCCGGAACGGGGACGAGCCCTCGACGGCCGCGTACAGGGTGGCGCCGAGTGCCCAGACGTCGGAGGCGGGGCCGGGGTCGTTGCCCTGGGCACGTTCGGGGGCCAGGTAGTCGAGGGAGCCGACGAGTTCGCCGCTGCGGGTGAGGTGGGTGGCGGAGCCGTCGCCCGGGTTCTCCATGGTGGCGATGCCGAAGTCGGTGAGGACGACACGGCCCGAGCGGTCCAGGAGGATGTTGCCGGGCTTGACGTCCCGGTGGAGCACGCCGACGCGGTGGGCGGCGGCGAGGGCGTCCATCACCTTGGCGCCGATGGCGGCGGCCTCGCGCGGGTCGAGTAGGCCGCGGTCGTTCAGGACGTCGTCCAGGGACGGACCGTCGACCAGCTCCATGACGATCAGCGGGCGTCCGTCGACCTCCGCCACGTCGTGCACGGCGACGACTCCGGGATGCCGGACCCGGGCGGCGGCCCGTGCCTCGCGCTGCATCCGCAGCCCCAGATCGGCGAGTTCGGGGGCGCCCGCGTCCGTGTAGGTGCGCAGCTCCTTGAGGGCGACCTCACGGTGGAGCACCTCGTCCACGGCCCGCCAGACGACACCCATGCCGCCACGCCCGAGCTGCTCCACGATCCGGTACCGCCCGGCGAGAACCCGCCCGACACCGTCCGTCTGTCCGTTCGCCCCCGAAGACACCCGCGCCTCGTTCCTGTGACACACCGATGAATCGCGTACAGCCTAAGCGGTGGCCGGGGGCGCTCCGGACCGGCGGCGAAGGCTGTCACAGGACCGCTACGTGTGCCGCCGCCGGGCGGCGGTCGCGTTGGCCCCTACTGGGTGGAAATCGTCAGATCCGCCCGTCGCGGGGCCGCGAAGCCCTCCAGAGCGGCGCGGGTCAGACCGGTCGCGCCGGACACCTCGTCGAGGTCGAGGGCGCCGCAGTCCAGGCCGCGCAGCAGATAGCCGCTGAGGGCCTTGGCGGTCGCGGGCTCGTCCATCACGTCGCCGCCCGCGCGGCCGGCGTACCGGGCGAGCCGGGCGGCGGCCTGTTCGTAGCCCTCGCGGTAGAAGGCGAAGACGGCGGCGTAGCGGGTGGGGATGTGGCCGGGGTGCATGTCCCAGCCCTGGTAGTAGGCGCGGGCGAGGGCGCGCCGGGTGAGGCCGTAGTGCAGGCGCCAGGCGTCGTGGACCTGTGGGGTCGGGCCGACCGGCAGGACGTTGGTGGAGCCGTCGGAGACCCGTACGCCCGTGCCCGCCGCCGCGACCTGCATGACCGCCTTGGCGTGGTCGGCGGCCGGGTGGTCGCTGGCCTGGTGGGCGGCGGAGACGCCGAGGCAGGCGCTGTAGTCGAAGGTGCCGTAGTGCAGCCCGGTGGCGCGGCCCTCGGCGGCGCCGATCATCCGGGCGACGGTGGCGGTGCCGTCTGCGGCGAGGACGGACTGGCTGGTCTCGATCTGGATCTCAAAGCCGATCCGGCCGGGCTCCAGGCCGCGCGCCTTCTCGAAGGCCTCCAGCAGCCGGACCATCGCGGTGACCTGCTCGGCGTACGTCACCTTGGGCAGGGTCAGGACCAGCCCGTCGGGCAGTCCGCCGGCCTCCAGCAGGCCGGTGAGGAAGATGTCGAGGGTGCGGATGCCCCGGTCGCGCACCGGAGCCTCCATGCACTTCATGCGGATGCCCATGTACGGGGCCGCCGTGCCCTCGGCGTACGCCTCCGCGATCAGCCGGGCGGCGCGGGCGGCGGCCTCGTCCTCCTCGGCGTCGGGACGGGCCCCGTAGCCGTCCTCGAAGTCGACGCGCAGGTCCTCGATCGGCTCGCGCTCCAGCTTGGCGCGGACGCGGTCGTACACCGGCCCGGCGAGGCCGTCGCCGAGGCCGAGGACGGCGCCGAACGCGGCGGCGTCGGGGGCGTGCTCGTCGAGGGCGGCGAGGGCCCGGTCGCCCCAGGTGCGGACGGTGTCAGCGGCGAAGACGTCACCGGGCACGTAGACGGTGTGCACGGGCTGGCGGGTGCCCGGGTCGCCCGGGTAGCGGCGCTCCAGCTCCGCGTCGACGGGGGCGAGGGAGGCGCTGATCTCCTCGCTGACGGCACCCGCGAGACTCGTCGCCACGTTCTCCTGCCGGCCCTGCCCCATTCCACACCCTCCATTTTCCGCACTGCGGAATCACAAATCCGTATGACGAAGCTAACCTTCGCTCTCCGCCCCGGTCAACACTGTCCCGACGTGGAATTCCCCATGCTTTCCCGCTGGTCACTGCTGAAACGGCCGCTTCTTCCGTATTCACTGGGCAAGGTTCATCCTGACTCCCAAGGGGAGGAGATCGCGTGCCGAAAGAGGTCGGAGTGACGCGCCGCCAGGGACTCCGGTCCGCGGCGGCCGCCGCCATCGCCGTGCCGCTGCTGACCACGGCGGGCTCGTCGCAACCGGCGTCCGCCGGCGAGCACCCGGGCGCCCTGAACGTCATGACGTTCAACGTGCGCTTCGCGACCGTCGTCGACAAGACACCGCGCTGGTCCGTGCGCCGTCCGGTGATGCGGGAGCTGCTGCGCCGCGAGCGACCGCATGTCATCGGCACCCAGGAGGGGCTGTACCAGCAGCTGCGCATGATCGAGAAGGATCTCGGCGGCCACTACGACTGGATCGGCACCGGCCGGGGAGGCGGCAGCAAGGACGAGTTCATGGCGATCTTCTACGACACCCGCAGACTCGACCCGATCGAGTTCGACCACTTCTGGCTGTCCGACACCCCGTACACGATCGCCTCCAACACCTGGGACGCGGACTGGCTGCGCATGGTGACCTGGGTGAAGTTCGCCGATCTCGCCGACGGGGGGCGGGAGTTCTACGTCCTCAACACCCATCTGGACAGCGTCAGCCAGTACGCGCGGGAGCGCTCGGCGAAGCTGATCGGCGAGACGATCGCCGGGTGGGACCGGTCGGCGCCGGTGATCGTCACCGGTGACTTCAACGCGGCGGCCCACGACAACCGCGTGTACGACCTGATGCTGGCGGGCGGGCTCGTGGACGCCTGGGACACGGCGGCCTCCCGCACCCAGGCGTACGGGACGTACCACGGCTACCGGGCGCCCAGGCCCGGCGGCAGACGCATCGACTGGATCCTGACCTCGCCCGGGGTGACCACGCACTGGGCGGCGATGAACACCTTCTCCGTCGACGGGATGTACCCGAGCGACCATCTGCCGGTGCAGGCCTCGCTGACCCTGGGATGAGCCGAGGCCCCCACGACCGTACGGGACGGTCGTGGGGGCCTCGCGGGACGCGCGGGACTCAGGAGGCTCAGCCCTTGCGGGTGTTGATCTCCTCGGTGAGCTGGGGGACGACGTCGAAGAGGTCGCCGACGACGCCGTAGTCGACGAGGTCGAAGATCGGGGCCTCGGCGTCCTTGTTGACGGCCACGATGGTCTTCGAGGTCTGCATGCCG encodes the following:
- a CDS encoding DUF6986 family protein encodes the protein MGQGRQENVATSLAGAVSEEISASLAPVDAELERRYPGDPGTRQPVHTVYVPGDVFAADTVRTWGDRALAALDEHAPDAAAFGAVLGLGDGLAGPVYDRVRAKLEREPIEDLRVDFEDGYGARPDAEEDEAAARAARLIAEAYAEGTAAPYMGIRMKCMEAPVRDRGIRTLDIFLTGLLEAGGLPDGLVLTLPKVTYAEQVTAMVRLLEAFEKARGLEPGRIGFEIQIETSQSVLAADGTATVARMIGAAEGRATGLHYGTFDYSACLGVSAAHQASDHPAADHAKAVMQVAAAGTGVRVSDGSTNVLPVGPTPQVHDAWRLHYGLTRRALARAYYQGWDMHPGHIPTRYAAVFAFYREGYEQAAARLARYAGRAGGDVMDEPATAKALSGYLLRGLDCGALDLDEVSGATGLTRAALEGFAAPRRADLTISTQ
- a CDS encoding endonuclease/exonuclease/phosphatase family protein, which encodes MPKEVGVTRRQGLRSAAAAAIAVPLLTTAGSSQPASAGEHPGALNVMTFNVRFATVVDKTPRWSVRRPVMRELLRRERPHVIGTQEGLYQQLRMIEKDLGGHYDWIGTGRGGGSKDEFMAIFYDTRRLDPIEFDHFWLSDTPYTIASNTWDADWLRMVTWVKFADLADGGREFYVLNTHLDSVSQYARERSAKLIGETIAGWDRSAPVIVTGDFNAAAHDNRVYDLMLAGGLVDAWDTAASRTQAYGTYHGYRAPRPGGRRIDWILTSPGVTTHWAAMNTFSVDGMYPSDHLPVQASLTLG